A genomic region of Arachis hypogaea cultivar Tifrunner chromosome 5, arahy.Tifrunner.gnm2.J5K5, whole genome shotgun sequence contains the following coding sequences:
- the LOC112802818 gene encoding putative F-box protein At5g60060 gives MDEINRWADIDENLLKEISKRFHAYDDYIQLRLVCKGWSLKLPKIPNGNKIPWLLLPDETVKNHSYEDEEIYHLMQLAAADDETLDICALEERDIYHVMLPEMQSYNKFIRGSGHGWFIVQSISDGTMQMLNPFTNRRSYLPPVSAFPDIIDYQPDNHGDEYTLWDFRDIRSTMERDLVHRRHVYKVIINSSPEHDIENFMAVVIFGPNRRLAFYKPGNMRWVEFPTRDKWFDDVIFFQEKIYAINNYGQLYEFDTKTRAGLKGGIHETRPPSKIFLSPLRHKYLIGCPSGSLLMLVRHIEKKGKEFETSKFDIYELKRNRKKWSTLDNLGNYILVIGFNSSVQIPVPYLSKGNQIWFTDNLSLYYGPVAQDIGIFDLDHGSFHRVLLAVKFLCPPVWLLP, from the coding sequence ATGGACGAGATTAATCGATGGGCAGACATCGATGAAAATTTGTTGAAAGAGATTTCAAAACGGTTCCATGCCTACGATGATTACATCCAACTTCGATTGGTTTGCAAAGGGTGGAGCTTGAAACTTCCAAAGATTCCCAATGGAAACAAAATTCCGTGGTTATTGTTACCTGACGAAACTGTCAAGAATCATTCATACGAAGACGAGGAGATTTATCATCTCATGCAATTAGCTGCTGCAGATGATGAAACTCTTGATATTTGCGCCCTTGAAGAGAGAGATATTTACCATGTCATGCTGCCAGAGATGCAGTCGTACAACAAGTTCATCCGCGGTTCTGGTCATGGATGGTTTATTGTCCAATCCATATCTGATGGCACTATGCAAATGTTAAATCCATTTACAAATCGTAGATCGTATCTTCCTCCAGTCTCAGCTTTTCCTGATATAATTGATTACCAGCCTGATAATCATGGGGATGAATACACACTGTGGGATTTTCGTGACATTAGGAGCACCATGGAAAGAGATTTAGTGCATAGACGCCATGTTTATAAGGTTATTATAAACTCATCTCCTGAGCATGACATTGAAAATTTTATGGCGGTAGTGATATTCGGACCTAACCGGAGACTGGCTTTTTACAAGCCCGGCAATATGAGATGGGTAGAATTTCCGACAAGAGATAAGTGGTTTGATGACGTAATATTTTTCCAAGAAAAGATATATGCCATAAACAATTACGGGcagctatatgaatttgatacAAAGACAAGAGCAGGGCTCAAGGGAGGAATCCATGAAACCAGACCTCCATCTAAAATTTTCTTAAGCCCTCTCAGGCATAAATATCTTATTGGGTGCCCCAGTGGAAGCTTATTGATGTTGGTAAGACATATAGAGAAAAAAGGCAAAGAATTTGAAACTTCTAAATTCGATATCTATGAGttaaaaagaaacagaaaaaaatggTCAACATTAGATAATTTAGGTAATTATATACTAGTGATTGGATTTAATTCTTCTGTTCAAATTCCTGTGCCTTATCTAAGCAAAGGAAATCAGATATGGTTTACGGATAACCTATCATTATATTACGGTCCTGTTGCTCAAGATATCGGCATCTTTGACTTGGACCATGGAAGTTTCCATAGAGTATTGTTAGCGGTGAAGTTCCTTTGTCCTCCTGTTTGGTTGTTGCCCTAA
- the LOC112802821 gene encoding uncharacterized protein isoform X2 — translation MDETTEGKAVTVKLNPKSAKLIRKATILLMFPRRSQRRKILRLSKLLSKLMLMQLRIRVLGTQWKMLGCAHFAIYDGHGGRLAAEYAQKHLHGNVISAGLPRELLDVKAAKRAILDGFRKTDESLLQESSEGFRCKHRRCQSSFGSVNYK, via the exons ATGGACGAAACCACAGAGGGCAAAGCCGTAACGGTGAAGTTGAACCCAAAAAGCGCGAAGCTGATTCGCAAAGCGACGATCTTGTTGATGTTCCCTCGAAGAAGCCAAAGACGGAAGATTCTTCGGTTGTCGAAGCTTCTTTCGAAATTGATGCTGATGCAGCTGAGGATAAGGGTTCTAGGCACACAATGGAAGATGCTTGG GTGTGCACATTTTGCAATTTATGATGGGCATGGAGGACGGTTGGCTGCAGAATATGCACAGAAGCATTTGCATGGGAATGTTATCTCAGCTGGATTACCACGTGAGTTG TTGGATGTAAAGGCAGCTAAAAGAGCTATACTTGATG GTTTTCGTAAAACCGATGAGTCTCTTCTTCAAGAAAGTTCTGAAG GTTTTCGTTGCAAACATAGGAGATGCCAAAGCAGTTTTGGCTCGGTCAACTATAAGTGA
- the LOC112802821 gene encoding uncharacterized protein isoform X1, whose protein sequence is MDETTEGKAVTVKLNPKSAKLIRKATILLMFPRRSQRRKILRLSKLLSKLMLMQLRIRVLGTQWKMLGCAHFAIYDGHGGRLAAEYAQKHLHGNVISAGLPRELLDVKAAKRAILDGFRKTDESLLQESSEGDGRMVPQLSLSGYWDKKFSLQT, encoded by the exons ATGGACGAAACCACAGAGGGCAAAGCCGTAACGGTGAAGTTGAACCCAAAAAGCGCGAAGCTGATTCGCAAAGCGACGATCTTGTTGATGTTCCCTCGAAGAAGCCAAAGACGGAAGATTCTTCGGTTGTCGAAGCTTCTTTCGAAATTGATGCTGATGCAGCTGAGGATAAGGGTTCTAGGCACACAATGGAAGATGCTTGG GTGTGCACATTTTGCAATTTATGATGGGCATGGAGGACGGTTGGCTGCAGAATATGCACAGAAGCATTTGCATGGGAATGTTATCTCAGCTGGATTACCACGTGAGTTG TTGGATGTAAAGGCAGCTAAAAGAGCTATACTTGATG GTTTTCGTAAAACCGATGAGTCTCTTCTTCAAGAAAGTTCTGAAG GGGATGGCAGGATGGTGCCACAGCTGTCTCTGTCTGGGTATTGGGACAAAAA GTTTTCGTTGCAAACATAG